From a single Mesorhizobium shangrilense genomic region:
- the trmB gene encoding tRNA (guanine(46)-N(7))-methyltransferase TrmB codes for MDPKDRPSRATEAFFGRRRGKAMRPQQAAALETGFTKYRLDLTAESPRDLSDLFEADVAAVRLEIGFGGGEHLLHRATESPAIGFIGVEPFVNGMAKMMMAVKERPLANLRVYDDDATRLLDWLPENSLDGIDLLYPDPWPKKKHWKRRFVSPVNLDRFARVLKRGGRFRFASDIDTYVNWTLLHCRAHGGFAWQAAEAADWHQAYEGWPGTRYEAKAIREQRHPAYLTFLRT; via the coding sequence ATGGATCCGAAGGACAGACCAAGCCGCGCGACCGAAGCTTTTTTCGGTCGCCGGCGCGGCAAGGCCATGCGTCCGCAGCAGGCTGCGGCGCTGGAAACCGGATTCACGAAATACCGGCTCGACCTGACGGCGGAATCGCCCCGTGATCTCAGCGACCTGTTCGAAGCCGATGTCGCCGCCGTGCGCCTTGAAATCGGCTTCGGCGGCGGCGAACATCTGCTGCACCGCGCCACGGAATCTCCGGCGATCGGATTCATCGGCGTCGAGCCCTTCGTCAACGGCATGGCCAAGATGATGATGGCGGTCAAGGAAAGGCCGCTTGCCAATCTTCGCGTGTATGACGACGACGCCACGCGCTTGCTCGACTGGCTTCCGGAAAATTCGCTCGACGGCATCGACCTTCTCTATCCGGACCCGTGGCCGAAAAAGAAGCACTGGAAGCGCCGCTTCGTCAGCCCGGTCAATCTCGATCGTTTCGCGCGCGTGCTGAAACGCGGCGGACGATTCCGTTTCGCGTCGGACATCGACACCTATGTGAACTGGACGCTGCTGCATTGCCGCGCGCATGGCGGCTTCGCCTGGCAGGCGGCGGAAGCGGCCGACTGGCACCAAGCTTACGAAGGCTGGCCGGGCACGCGCTACGAGGCCAAGGCCATCCGCGAGCAGCGCCACCCCGCCTACCTAACCTTCCTTCGCACCTGA